Genomic segment of Pyxicephalus adspersus unplaced genomic scaffold, UCB_Pads_2.0 Sca130, whole genome shotgun sequence:
ATGGTCAGTGAACACAGAAGTAACATCCTCCCTTATACTAGTAATCAGAAATCCCTTTCATCCCCAACAACAGTGTTTTACAATGGTGCTCAGGGAGCCACCCATTAGAAAGCTTCCCCTCTCACACTGGTTTTCATTGACCCCTTCCTTTCATTCTTCAGTATAATCCCCTTTAACATTGTCTTCACTGAACCTCCCCAGCAACCTCCCAAAAAAGTATGatgtagtaaaaagaaaatggtataAATGGGGACCCTGAATTTGTCAATTTCTGAGAGTTCCCAATCACTGTTCTCCAGAAAGGCTTTAAGGCTATACAAGAATAGAACATGTGGAACATGGTTCCCACTTCTTCCCCACATTTTCATCAAAACTTAAGTTTTTGGTCAAATTAGGAAGGGTTACATTTTCTGCctagcttttattgctgtctgagtCCTAGTTACTTACCCTTTTGTTTAAGTGAGAATTATTACCAAGATAAGTGGTAAAGGATTCCTACTAGTCATTCCATGTGTTGAAATGCTTTGTGAAAACcttaattttctgttttggagGGAAATTTTTCCCTAACTGGACATAGACAACTGGACTGGCGAGAGAATCTAAATTCATGTGATGTAATGcaagtatgtatataaatacttcAAAATGGACATGGATTTACTACATAGACAAACGCTGGTATGTGTCTGCATATTTATGTTATGTAGCCGCTTTAGACCTACATTAGCAGTTAGTATATTAATAAAGAGCAAGGGAGAACATGGTTTTtggcacacaaaaaaatgaatgtattgtataataattattcataTGTAACAATACAGAGCATATTGATTCAAGTAGACCACTATATTCTTGTGGTCTAAGCAGTGTCACTTTGGCCCTATAGGCACACAGTCCTGTAGGACAAATACCCACCACTCATTCTCCAGCATATGAACTACATTAGCAGTCCACTAATTGGAATTTACACTACTATTCACCTACTTGAATTAGTAAGAAACAACCCCAACCTCTCACATGGTTCTTGTACACAACAGGCACTTCTTGCTAAATCAAGgtcccttttacattttttttttcaggtgaaatCTGAAGAAAATCTAGATGTCATGAGCAGATTAATTCATGTACTAAGAGTACATTTATCATTAACCTTGGAAGGATTTTCATCAGTACTTTTGTTTCTTTAGGATGCCATTAATACTGGTAACGGCCAGCCGGCTGAGCGTCTTTTAGACATTCTGCTTCCTGTCATTCTCGATCATCTACTTGTACCTGATCAAACTTTGGATGAAGTGTTGATTAAGAGGAAATGTGAAAGAACTGGAAAAGCACTGGATGTTCTGATTAATATCCTTTaaaactggtaatttttaaatgtgttttcagaATTTCATATTACTGTTTCTAAATATTGGTACATTTTTCCACAGCTCATGTTTACAATACCTTATAAACCACATTAGGGTATGCCTTAATTATAAGACTGCATCCATGACCTAAacaatttaaattcttttatgtGTTCATTGGCAATATGTTTTTACACTTATGGTCATATGTAGATCAGGTCACTGAAACTCCaggaaaacatgtaaatatacagATGAATTATATATAAGAGAGCTGTCTTGCTGTATACGAATTTACATTTTCGTGCATCTAGTCCTAAAATGTACACTGCTTTGCCAGACAGCACTGCCAGGAGATTGACGCCACTTCCTCCTATAAAATGCACTGCTGAGCACAAACCCACAGCCTGCAGATTGGTTATTAAAGCTCAGATGACTAATGAGGTTTTCTTCTGCTTATTTAATCCTTTATCCAATAGGCATGTTACTTTTCAGCACATCTACATGCAGTGCAACTTCTCCCTCTCTCTGTTTGGGTGCTGGTGCACAGAGAATTTGTCAGGTAATTGCATTAGTTATTCCAGTGCTCCAATATATATTATTCCAGgttctgtttgtttcttttttgaattatttaactGTTCCTTTCCTTAATTGTTCCCACCTCTTTGTGGTGAAGATGTATTAAAATCTTGCGTTGCTAGGACATTGGCTGTTAGCAAATGTGTTGCATTGGTAGACTACGAGTTCACATTTATCGGCGTGGATTCCAGCTTTGGTGCCAAAATGGTGGACTCTGAGATTTTGTAAGTTTgagcttttatatttatgttatgaaAGCAAAGAAGGTTAGCGTCCTAAGGTGGTTTAAACTGAAGTTTAATTTTCATGGCAGGTGAAATGGGTCAAGAAGGTAATCAAacctgaaagaactgaaatcaatGAATAATATGGGCAAGCCAGACACAGTAAGGCTCAGGAGGAAAGAGCTAAATGATACCAGATGTCCTCCATCCAGggaataaaaaatgctttatttgacttgctgcagcttctaaagcacaCTGGGAGGGATTGGAATGGTTGTCAGAGAACATGCAGCTGACTTGATATAATTTATAGAAATACCCCCTGAAGTTGAATGTAATTCCTTAATTTGTAACTTTAAATAGGagcataatttttttgtatttagtatgGACATGCTTCCAACCACTGTTTGTATTTTAATGCCTCTCAAGGGattcatagctttttttttttttttttttcctctcttaaAGCAATGTTTCTACAGATGTAATTTTGAAGACTCTAAATCTTATGAGCAAGCTAAAGCAAATGGTAACAAACATGGAAGCTGCTTTCTACAAGATATTGCAGGTACAGCATGTTACCATATCGTATGATAAAGTGTGCACCGTCTATACGTGAAATAAAGTCAGTCAAGTATAAGATAATcattaagaaaaatgtatgaaatgggGGGAAAATACTTTTCCTGTGTATAACTCCAGGAGGTGAAACAAAGAATTGGCACACtagcaaaaaatgtaagtaaGCCCTCTTCCCCTATGGCATCACCACCACAATATTAGTCCAGCAACAACCCCTCTTATGTTGGTGGCAAGTGACCCCTACCCCCACAAAAATCCCCTATTTATATAGATGGTCAGTGAACACAGAAGTAACATCCTCCCTTATACTAGTAATCAGAAATCCCTTTCCCAACTGCACTGTAATTGCAATGTGAAGGCTAATGCAGAGGCTTTTAGAATGTACTTTGGAAGCAAAACAGACATTTTGTAGAagatatttagatttttatatatatattagactgtggtttatgttttgtgtgtgtgtgtgtgtgtagctgGACACAGTGCCACATCAAAAACATTGTAGCAAATTTAAAACcttgcctatttaaaaaaaaaattatatatatatttatattttatatgttaaactGGCATGTTGgcatattaaactttattttgttgtatgtaaAAGACTGTTGTTCAATTTTCTGAAAAGTActctggttttttttttcccccactgtaAAGAACATACTCGGTTATATACAATGCtagtatttgattttaaaataccaattttgCATTTATCTAATACATTGATTTCATACAGGACAGTGGCTCAGCTAGAAGACACTGAAAACCAGAGAAAAGATTTGGCTAAGCAACTACAAGACAGAGAAAGTAAAATTCTAAGTAGGTGGAATGTAGATCTGTGTCCAATTTGTTTTAGAATAGATAACCTACTTCAAACTGTATCTTTATTCAAATAGGAATACACTAACATTTACAAGGAAATCTGATTTCTGTTTGTCAACTCATATTCCTGCAATGTATAAcgtatgtaaaatgtatgcttGCAGATTTCCAACAAAAGGTCAAGGGTCTAGAGGAGAAGGTTAAGTTAAAgcaaaaggagaaagaagataTGGAAGAAACTATTGACATACTTCGTAAAGAGCTGAGTAAAACTGAACAAGCCAGGAAGGAACTAAGTATTAgggtttgtatttttgttttgaccAAACATAGAGATTCATCTCTTTTATATAcacttgtttttgtttagttttaatttaCCTATATGTATCCTATCCACTTTTTTTGGCTTATAGAGACTGTTTGGAATGCAAAGAAAAACTGAGTATATGCTGGCCAGCCCTTAACCTTTTTGCTGCCAATGATGTGTACTTCACATCATGGCAGTGAAAAGTGCTAAAACAAGCTTACAGCTATATTAGCAGTCATATGTTTTTTGATTAAAATAGCTGGGTCCCTGTTAGATAAAAgtgatcttttattatttttttttttcttggactcTCTTGCTCTTTCTGAGAACCTGGGGCCGCAATAAACAATGTGATATTGACAAGCAATAGCAGATGAAGATACATCTATTGCAAAAACTGCTCTGCTTAAAGATGTACCTGGAAGCAATCTACATGGAGTACTTCTGGATTTAGAGTTGTCTGATTTTGGCCAGTGCTGCTGGGTAAACATATAAGTGAGCACAATCAACTCCTGGTGTCCCTATTAAAAGGGCCCGTCACCAGGGAGACCCATCACCCTACCTTTTTATAGGGTTAGTAGTGCTTTAGGTCCTCTTAAACCCTACAAACCTTCTGATTATTATAATTtgcttcaaattttatttttattttttttaacaagaatgtGTTTCTCTACACTGCAGGCTTCTTCGCTTGAGGTTCAAAAAACACAATTGGAAGCACGTCTGGAAGAGAAAGAGGCAATTCTGAAAAGCCAACAGGAAGAGCTGAACAAGCATTCAAACATGATTGCTATGATACACAGCCTAAGCAGTGGCAAACTCAATGCAGGCAATGTGAACCTCAGCTTGTAGAACTATGATCTCTTAAACAGCACCTCCAATCGAGTAAGCTTGGGGTTAAGCTAGTGATGCTATACCCGTAGAATAATCACATCTGTTTTTATAAGCTGCTAAAATAAcgtacaaaacatattttaaaacattttaagagcTGATGCAGGTATTAATACCCAGCATCTTTAGAACACATTCATTCCACTAATTAGCAGCATGATGTCATTTTGCTAAACTGTGTGATATATATTCTCAGAATGAACGCCAAACGCAGAACCGCTTCCCTCTTTATGTAGGACCTGAAAGCACTTATATCAGcagaactccatgcagatatattGCTGTGGGGTTTTAATgtgtatttcaaataaataatatattgaatgTCTCTGTATGTCATAACTCAAATCAATGGACATGCAATGATTGAAAAGAAAAGGCATCAAAGAAAATCATATATCTGTAAATTGGCCATTAAAGGGTTCAATTGACTCTGGGGTTGGTTTAATTAACGTTCATAAGTGAGTGAATTTAAAGCAGTTAGCCTCCATCTTATTGGCTTCATCATATAATGTTTAAATGTGTCTGTATTACTTGACATAAATACCCGGTAACACTTTGCAGCTTTAAAGTATCTTTATGTCAATACTGCAGGCAAGAAAGATTGCTACACTGCTAAAGGAGGCAGAGAGGAAGAATGAGGAGCTGAGCTTACTCTTAAGGTCCCAGCAGCTGGAGTCTGAACGAGCCAAGAGTGACATTGAACAGTTATTTCAGCATAGTAAGAAGTTGCAAGCTGTGGCTGAAGAGCATGAAGCACTGAAAGTCTCCTATGCTGAACATATAACCAAgtaagaaagtttttatttaaaatcattgaaaataaaattaattcccTTATGTCAGCTCCAGAAGTTACCAGTTTCTATTTTCATAGAGAATAGGCATAATTTTGACACCaagagtatattaaaaaaatgtcatcatttttatttatataccatttacatttttctttacatagagCTCTCTTTGTTTACTAGATTTTTCACCCTATTAGTATACTTGTGTCTACCACATTTAGACATATTTTAGAAAGAAGCCATTAAAAGTAGCATTATGTATACACCTTCCACTGGCAGAATTCAGTCTGAAGGGTGGATTCTGGTAGCAGTTCTATCGCCTGCTTTTACAATCTTGGTAGCATTAGATGAAAATGTATGTACTGCTTGTGGCTCTTTAAATCACAACTGAGATATATAAAATGCCTaatctgatttctgttttttctataGGTATGAACTCTGTGAAAAGCAGCTCAAAGACTTACAAGGATCATACAATACCTTAACTAAGCAAGCTGAGACCATGAAAAAGTTAAATGATTCACTTAAGATTCAAAATGAAAAGTaaggattattttattatttatttgtattgtctgGGTATGGGTATTTGCATTGTCAGGAACCACATTAGAGTAAAGCTACTTATAAATATGAGGGTATCTTCACTAATGACTAATGGCACCGTCCAGTCTTCAGGAAAAGATCTATAGAACAGGCTGGAAAACTTGTCCTGATAGCTCTTTATTCCTATGCAATAGGAATCTTAATATCCTAACAGCAGTGTCTGTATGCCTGCTCATCTTCTCCCCTGTCCGTTCCACTTAGCTTGCAGATTAACAAAGCCAGCATTCCTGAAGATGTCCCAAGATTTCTTCTTAAAGGGAATGAATTCCTTCAGGACATCCAACTGCACTGTAATTGCAATGTGAAGGCTAATGCAGAGGCTTTTAGAATGTACTTTGGAAGCAAAACAGACATTTTGTAGAagatatttagatttttatatatatattagactgtggtttatgttttgtgtgtgtgtgtgtagctgGACACAGTGCCACATCAAAAACATTGTAGCAAATTTAAAACcttgcctatttaaaaaaaaaattatatatatatttatattttatatgttaaactGGCATGTTGgcatattaaactttattttgttgtatgtaaAAGACTGTTGTTCAATTTTCTGAAAAGTActctggttttttttttcccccactgtaAAGAACATACTCGGTTATATACAATGCtagtatttgattttaaaataccaattttgCATTTATCTAATACATTGATTTCATACAGGACAGTGGCTCAGCTAGAAGACACTGAAAACCAGAGAAAAGATTTGGCTAAGCAACTACAAG
This window contains:
- the LOC140344890 gene encoding uncharacterized protein, which translates into the protein MSILQARKIATLLKEAERKNEELSLLLRSQQLESERAKSDIEQLFQHSKKLQAVAEEHEALKVSYAEHITKYELCEKQLKDLQGSYNTLTKQAETMKKLNDSLKIQNEKTVAQLEDTENQRKDLAKQLQDRESKILNFQQKVKGLEEKVKLKQKEKEDMEETIDILRKELSKTEQARKELSIRVCIFVLTKHRDSSLLYTLVFV